One Helicobacter anatolicus genomic region harbors:
- a CDS encoding type II secretion system protein, translating to MKKSPLHSSKSMQPAFSMIELVFVIVILGIIASIAIPRFSLTRSDAQYAAILADTQNILNAMQQKFILEDLQSSQLNGNTIMQTTGLSPTRWIATNTGVKLAKNNAIDMQNNCLSIDFISNNLVLKVDSTITSPLCQKLLIAYPTPITIPLETSSIKF from the coding sequence ATGAAAAAATCCCCTCTTCATTCATCAAAATCTATGCAACCTGCCTTTAGTATGATAGAACTTGTTTTTGTTATTGTGATTTTAGGAATCATTGCAAGTATTGCTATTCCACGATTTTCACTCACGCGCAGTGATGCACAATACGCTGCAATCCTTGCAGACACACAAAATATCCTCAATGCAATGCAACAAAAATTTATACTAGAAGATCTACAATCCTCCCAACTTAACGGCAATACAATTATGCAAACAACAGGGCTTAGCCCCACAAGATGGATTGCCACAAATACAGGCGTAAAACTTGCAAAAAACAATGCTATTGACATGCAAAATAACTGCCTATCCATTGATTTTATATCCAACAACCTTGTTTTAAAAGTAGATTCCACTATCACTTCGCCACTTTGTCAAAAACTTCTAATAGCTTATCCCACACCAATTACAATCCCTCTTGAAACTTCCAGCATCAAATTCTAA
- a CDS encoding TonB-dependent receptor, translated as MKQIFFFIGSVVLAQEFVLEEIKNIEDSALLSRVEKEQSSSKVKSEDIEKYLIKSTTDLVKYFPNLKIYAQGSDTFPLVSFRGISSPDYYSSVLGVYVDGIPQSPNFLIQNLSDIEDIVLINGSEGLLYGENAPLGLISITTKNPMQKNYAYLGLQASVLQEDINAQVGWNLIKDKLWGKIHFRYLRDNGFIKDPITNKMLNYSDSFVMGTSLYYQATENILLNANYSFYKTFSRKDFFLTQSQIDNLKLPSNEGISWEDFSSGIQDKILNKTPYIDLYAHHLSLKMDYFMNNSTLSIVSALQKNNTLANSYPGIYVKDEKNDGYYYDTTQIIGEAKLQTNYKNGMESLLGIYYKYLVIDNGMKDVPTEVLGYSGNWDAKEDVNTAAIFANISIPFKKWVLHTGLRYQLFHNFIISKHPPVTDILPYQDSEFFHAINPRISLFYHFKPYSNFFVELSNSTKPGGFSKFPFADTDTIPYYSEQIYSIEVGNKTFLLNNHLKFKSAFYGILRTNTQSYVGVGYYKSIKNIGNAYAMGLDLEISYTGRYFNFFTNLNIGTSKFFNGGKNKGSITILGKVGEYDLSNLRPKFSPVLSFDTGFDIFLFKKQRHLLILSILSHFTSLYYLDDFNREKELIQKAFVLLDAALSYEFGKKYQVALFCQNLTDTRYITTALWNEKGKAFVVGNPVNIGVKFLVNY; from the coding sequence ATGAAGCAAATTTTCTTTTTTATTGGTAGTGTTGTTTTGGCACAAGAATTCGTGCTTGAGGAAATAAAAAATATTGAAGATTCTGCACTTTTAAGTCGTGTGGAAAAAGAGCAATCAAGTTCAAAAGTCAAAAGTGAAGATATAGAAAAATACCTTATTAAATCTACGACAGATTTAGTAAAGTATTTTCCAAATTTGAAAATTTATGCACAGGGTTCTGATACTTTTCCACTTGTTTCTTTTAGGGGTATTTCTAGTCCAGATTATTATTCTTCTGTTTTGGGAGTATATGTTGATGGAATTCCTCAAAGTCCTAATTTTTTAATTCAAAATCTCTCAGATATTGAAGATATTGTATTAATTAATGGAAGTGAGGGGCTTTTGTATGGAGAAAATGCCCCGCTTGGATTGATTTCTATTACCACAAAAAATCCTATGCAAAAAAATTATGCTTATTTGGGTTTGCAGGCTTCTGTCCTTCAAGAAGATATAAATGCACAAGTGGGTTGGAATCTTATAAAAGATAAATTATGGGGAAAAATACATTTTAGATATCTTCGAGACAATGGTTTTATTAAAGATCCTATAACTAACAAAATGCTTAATTATAGCGATTCTTTTGTTATGGGAACTAGTTTGTATTATCAAGCAACAGAAAATATATTATTAAATGCAAATTATAGTTTTTATAAAACTTTTAGTCGCAAGGATTTTTTTCTCACTCAATCACAAATTGATAATTTAAAATTACCGAGTAATGAGGGGATAAGTTGGGAAGATTTTTCTTCAGGGATACAAGATAAGATTCTAAATAAGACTCCATATATTGATTTATATGCACATCATCTAAGCTTAAAAATGGATTATTTTATGAATAATTCTACACTAAGCATTGTAAGTGCATTGCAAAAAAATAATACATTAGCTAATTCTTATCCAGGTATTTATGTGAAAGATGAAAAAAATGATGGATATTATTATGATACTACGCAAATTATTGGTGAGGCAAAACTGCAAACCAATTATAAAAATGGTATGGAGAGCTTGCTAGGAATTTATTATAAATATCTTGTAATAGATAATGGTATGAAAGATGTTCCGACAGAGGTTTTGGGATATAGCGGAAATTGGGATGCAAAAGAAGATGTAAATACTGCTGCAATTTTTGCAAATATTTCTATCCCGTTTAAAAAATGGGTTTTGCATACAGGGTTGCGTTATCAATTATTTCATAATTTTATTATCTCCAAACATCCTCCAGTTACGGATATTTTGCCCTATCAAGATTCTGAATTTTTTCATGCAATTAATCCAAGAATTTCCCTCTTTTATCATTTTAAACCTTATAGCAACTTTTTTGTAGAGCTTTCTAACTCTACAAAACCAGGAGGATTTTCTAAATTTCCTTTTGCAGATACAGATACCATTCCTTATTATTCTGAACAAATTTACAGCATAGAAGTAGGAAATAAGACTTTTTTACTAAATAATCATTTGAAATTTAAGAGTGCATTTTATGGAATCTTGAGAACAAATACACAAAGCTATGTGGGGGTGGGTTATTACAAAAGTATAAAAAATATCGGCAATGCGTATGCCATGGGGCTTGATTTAGAGATAAGTTATACAGGTAGATATTTTAATTTTTTTACAAATCTTAACATAGGAACATCGAAATTTTTTAATGGTGGAAAAAACAAAGGAAGTATTACAATTTTAGGAAAAGTTGGAGAATATGACCTCTCTAACTTAAGGCCAAAATTCTCTCCTGTCTTAAGTTTTGATACTGGTTTTGATATTTTTTTATTCAAAAAACAAAGACATCTTTTAATTCTCTCTATACTTTCACATTTTACTAGCTTATATTATTTAGATGATTTTAATAGAGAAAAAGAGTTGATACAAAAAGCTTTTGTTTTGCTTGATGCTGCATTGAGTTATGAATTTGGCAAAAAATACCAAGTGGCATTATTTTGTCAAAATCTTACTGATACGCGCTATATTACAACAGCTTTATGGAATGAGAAGGGTAAAGCATTTGTTGTAGGGAATCCTGTGAATATTGGGGTAAAATTTCTAGTAAATTATTGA
- the glnA gene encoding type I glutamate--ammonia ligase, whose protein sequence is MESIQSQIKDFFEFCEKNEVEFVDFRFSDIKGVWHHLAYHINAIEEEMFQEGIPFDASSMQGWQPIEKSDMLLKPDLVRYFIDPFSADSTAIVFCDIWDIYNNTPYEKCPRSIAKKAMAYLKETGIGDQVFIGAENEFFIFDDVRIKDSVNSQYYEIDSEEGEWKRDKAMENGINIGHRAGTKGGYFPVPPVDSMVDIRAEIVKVLHQVGLETFVVHHEVAQGQGEIGVKFGDLLETADNVQKLKYVVKMVAHLNGKTATFMPKPLYGDNGSGMHTHVSIWKNQKNIFSGNQYQNLSQDALYFLGGVLKHARSAAAFTNASANSFKRLIPGFEAPSILTYSANNRSASVRIPYNSKGKSARLEFRFPDSSANPYLAFCAILMAGLDGMQQKIDAGNPMDINLFKLTLNEIREKGIKQMPHTLRTALEEMLLDREYLKQGNVFSEDFIQTYKDVKFRTEVWPIEARPHPYEFIMTYSC, encoded by the coding sequence ATGGAGTCTATACAATCCCAAATTAAAGATTTTTTTGAATTTTGTGAAAAAAATGAAGTAGAGTTTGTAGATTTTAGATTTAGTGATATCAAAGGGGTTTGGCACCATCTTGCCTACCATATTAATGCAATTGAGGAGGAAATGTTTCAAGAGGGTATCCCTTTTGATGCAAGTTCTATGCAAGGTTGGCAACCAATAGAAAAATCTGATATGCTATTAAAACCAGATTTAGTCAGATATTTTATCGACCCCTTTAGTGCAGATTCTACCGCTATTGTGTTTTGTGATATTTGGGATATCTACAACAATACTCCTTATGAAAAATGCCCTAGAAGTATCGCAAAAAAAGCAATGGCCTACCTCAAAGAAACAGGAATTGGTGATCAAGTATTTATCGGTGCAGAAAATGAATTTTTTATTTTTGATGATGTGAGAATCAAAGATTCTGTGAATTCACAATACTATGAGATTGATAGCGAAGAAGGGGAATGGAAAAGAGATAAAGCAATGGAAAATGGCATTAATATCGGGCATCGTGCTGGTACTAAAGGTGGATATTTTCCCGTCCCTCCTGTAGATAGCATGGTAGATATTCGTGCAGAAATTGTGAAGGTATTGCATCAAGTGGGACTTGAGACTTTTGTAGTCCATCATGAAGTAGCACAAGGACAAGGAGAAATTGGCGTAAAATTTGGAGACTTATTAGAAACTGCAGACAATGTGCAAAAACTCAAATATGTCGTAAAAATGGTTGCTCACCTCAATGGAAAAACCGCTACTTTTATGCCAAAACCCCTATATGGTGATAATGGAAGTGGAATGCATACCCATGTAAGCATTTGGAAAAATCAAAAAAATATTTTTTCTGGAAATCAATACCAAAACCTCAGTCAAGACGCATTATATTTTTTAGGCGGTGTGTTAAAACATGCAAGATCAGCCGCTGCCTTTACTAATGCCTCTGCAAATTCTTTTAAAAGATTAATCCCAGGGTTTGAAGCACCCTCTATCCTCACATATTCCGCCAACAACCGCAGTGCTAGTGTAAGGATTCCCTACAATAGTAAAGGCAAAAGTGCGCGTCTAGAATTTAGATTCCCAGATAGCTCTGCAAACCCCTATCTTGCATTTTGTGCTATTCTCATGGCAGGACTTGATGGCATGCAACAAAAAATTGATGCAGGTAACCCTATGGATATCAATCTCTTCAAACTCACTCTTAATGAAATCAGAGAAAAAGGTATCAAACAAATGCCTCATACCCTAAGAACCGCTCTTGAAGAAATGCTTCTTGATCGCGAATATCTCAAACAAGGTAATGTCTTTAGTGAAGATTTTATCCAAACTTATAAAGATGTAAAATTTAGAACAGAAGTATGGCCTATTGAAGCTCGCCCTCATCCTTATGAATTTATCATGACTTATTCTTGCTAA
- the fabD gene encoding ACP S-malonyltransferase produces the protein MNYAFIFPGQGSQSISMGKDFYDNFDLARELFEKASNILNIDMKKLCFEENELLNQTQFTQPAIFLVSYIAHTILQQESPILAHLALGHSLGEISAICAANGLKFEDAIALTHKRGMLMQQACEGKDAGMMVIVGLEDSVLENFCAQKREEGMSVWCANYNGEGQIVLAGKKADLAQLESPIKTLGAKRALLLPMSVASHCPLLESINKDFKEIITPILMDNFSLPVISNVTTNPYNTKEEALEVLSNQLTNPVLYKQSIYKIDSEIDAYIEFGHGSVLKGLNKRLSQKETFSISDTTSLKEVLEKLHK, from the coding sequence ATGAATTATGCCTTTATTTTTCCTGGTCAAGGAAGTCAATCCATCTCTATGGGAAAAGATTTTTATGATAATTTTGACTTAGCTAGAGAACTTTTTGAAAAAGCAAGCAATATTCTTAATATCGACATGAAAAAACTTTGCTTTGAAGAAAATGAACTTTTAAACCAAACACAATTTACTCAACCTGCAATTTTCCTTGTCAGCTATATTGCACACACAATTCTACAACAAGAATCTCCAATACTAGCACATTTAGCACTTGGACATTCGCTAGGAGAAATTAGTGCTATTTGTGCTGCAAATGGTTTAAAATTTGAAGATGCTATTGCTTTGACACATAAAAGAGGAATGCTCATGCAACAAGCTTGTGAGGGAAAAGATGCAGGAATGATGGTAATTGTGGGGCTTGAAGATTCGGTTTTAGAAAATTTTTGTGCACAAAAAAGAGAGGAAGGAATGTCGGTTTGGTGTGCCAACTACAATGGTGAGGGACAAATTGTACTTGCTGGAAAAAAAGCAGATTTAGCACAGCTTGAATCTCCTATCAAAACACTAGGAGCAAAACGCGCTTTATTGCTTCCAATGTCTGTAGCAAGCCATTGTCCCTTATTAGAAAGCATTAATAAAGATTTTAAAGAAATTATCACCCCTATTTTGATGGATAATTTTTCTCTACCAGTAATTTCTAATGTTACTACAAATCCCTATAATACAAAAGAAGAAGCGCTAGAAGTCTTAAGTAATCAACTCACAAATCCTGTATTATATAAGCAAAGTATCTATAAAATAGATTCTGAAATTGATGCATATATTGAATTTGGTCATGGTAGTGTTCTTAAAGGATTAAACAAACGCTTAAGTCAAAAAGAAACTTTTAGTATTTCAGATACTACTTCTTTAAAAGAAGTTTTAGAAAAATTACACAAATAA
- a CDS encoding 5'-methylthioadenosine/adenosylhomocysteine nucleosidase — MIIGIIGAMQEEITPLLKMFQDYKIHKIANNTFYEITHKNIKIFIAYSKIGKVHASITATTLITLFKCEKIIFSGVAGGLHPDLKVGDLLLATKLCQHDVDISAFGHPLGFIPESSIYITTDSTLNNLAKQIAQKKGILLKEGVIASGDQFIHDANKKHFLIKEFKADAVEMEGAAVAVVCNLFNIPFCIFRSISDSADQEADISFDTFLEQAANTSAIFVKEIIEALV, encoded by the coding sequence ATGATTATTGGTATCATTGGGGCTATGCAAGAAGAAATCACCCCTTTATTAAAAATGTTTCAAGATTACAAAATTCATAAAATTGCAAATAATACTTTTTATGAAATCACCCATAAAAATATTAAAATTTTTATTGCTTATAGCAAAATTGGTAAAGTGCATGCAAGTATTACCGCCACTACACTCATTACACTTTTTAAATGTGAAAAAATCATTTTTAGTGGAGTTGCAGGAGGCTTGCATCCTGATTTAAAAGTGGGAGATTTACTGCTTGCAACAAAACTTTGTCAGCATGATGTAGATATCAGTGCTTTTGGTCACCCCCTAGGCTTTATCCCTGAAAGTAGTATTTATATTACAACAGATTCTACACTCAACAATCTTGCTAAACAAATTGCACAAAAAAAGGGGATTTTACTAAAAGAAGGAGTTATTGCTTCTGGAGATCAATTTATCCACGATGCCAATAAAAAACATTTTCTCATTAAAGAGTTCAAAGCAGATGCTGTTGAAATGGAAGGTGCTGCTGTAGCAGTAGTATGCAATCTTTTTAATATACCATTTTGCATTTTTAGATCCATTAGTGATAGCGCAGATCAAGAAGCAGATATTAGCTTTGATACTTTTTTAGAACAAGCAGCAAATACTTCAGCAATTTTTGTTAAAGAAATTATAGAAGCATTAGTATGA
- a CDS encoding phosphomannomutase/phosphoglucomutase — MSIFREYDIRGVFQKDLDRGNVFAIGYYLAEAIKEVGQNQVYIGYDARVHSKELLKWLSDGLIYNGIEVFSLGMIPTPVAYFCVFNQIEKLKITSSIMITGSHNPPEYNGFKITIDQKPFYGHMIQGLKQKIENFMPTYKEADRDLQDIDGLSVYVDYLSKHFVRLRDFQHIVALDYGNGVGGIAMQKILKSLNVKHQALYENPDGNFPNHHPDPSEEKNLQDLKKVMQEKDISIALAFDGDADRIALLTKNHSFKGDELGILFGREIAKQKPNPLVIGEVKCSQIMYDTINTFGRSLMYKTGHSNLKVKLKELDADLAVEMSGHIFFNDRYFGYDDAIYAGLRILELFLSYSVDEIEGMISILPKIFATPEEKISVTEEQKFILIEKLKQKLKNPPIDFPKILDIVDIDGVRVIFEKGWGLVRASNTTPVLVTRFEASDEKNALFYKKKLIDLLEVDGLK; from the coding sequence ATGAGTATATTTAGAGAGTATGATATTAGAGGAGTTTTTCAAAAAGATTTAGATAGAGGTAATGTATTTGCAATTGGCTATTATCTTGCTGAAGCAATAAAAGAAGTGGGGCAAAATCAGGTTTATATAGGTTATGATGCAAGAGTGCATTCTAAAGAATTGTTAAAATGGTTGAGTGATGGCTTGATTTATAACGGTATTGAAGTTTTTTCTTTAGGGATGATTCCTACTCCAGTGGCATATTTTTGTGTATTTAATCAAATCGAAAAATTAAAAATTACAAGTTCTATTATGATTACAGGTTCTCATAATCCACCAGAATATAATGGTTTTAAGATCACTATAGATCAAAAACCTTTTTATGGACATATGATTCAGGGTTTGAAACAAAAGATAGAAAATTTTATGCCTACTTATAAAGAAGCCGATCGAGATTTGCAAGATATTGATGGTTTAAGTGTTTATGTGGATTATTTAAGTAAGCATTTTGTAAGACTTAGGGATTTTCAACATATTGTTGCATTAGACTATGGAAATGGTGTGGGGGGCATTGCAATGCAAAAGATTTTAAAATCTTTGAATGTTAAACATCAAGCTTTGTATGAAAATCCAGATGGTAATTTTCCAAATCACCATCCAGATCCAAGCGAGGAAAAAAATTTACAAGACCTTAAAAAAGTAATGCAAGAAAAGGATATTTCTATAGCTCTTGCTTTTGATGGAGATGCAGATCGTATTGCATTGCTTACTAAGAATCATAGCTTTAAAGGAGATGAACTAGGAATCTTATTTGGAAGAGAAATTGCTAAGCAAAAGCCAAATCCATTGGTTATTGGCGAAGTAAAATGTTCGCAAATTATGTATGATACAATTAATACATTTGGTAGAAGTCTCATGTATAAGACAGGACATAGCAATTTAAAAGTAAAACTTAAAGAACTTGATGCAGATTTGGCAGTAGAAATGAGCGGACATATTTTTTTCAATGATCGTTATTTTGGCTATGATGATGCAATTTATGCAGGATTAAGAATCTTAGAATTATTTTTGAGTTATAGTGTTGATGAGATAGAGGGGATGATTAGCATATTGCCTAAAATTTTTGCAACACCTGAGGAAAAAATTAGCGTTACAGAGGAACAAAAATTTATTTTGATTGAAAAATTAAAGCAAAAATTAAAAAATCCTCCTATAGATTTTCCCAAGATTTTGGATATTGTAGATATTGATGGCGTGCGTGTGATTTTTGAAAAAGGATGGGGGCTCGTGCGTGCGAGCAATACTACTCCTGTGCTTGTTACACGCTTTGAGGCTTCAGATGAGAAAAATGCTTTGTTTTATAAGAAAAAACTTATTGATTTATTGGAGGTAGATGGATTAAAATAA
- a CDS encoding tetratricopeptide repeat protein produces MRSLFLFFCLVVSLHALKIDISYGKEQGKPFSIITLTHNSPFKCKSILREEWRSSFVQCIIDSIPESGFLPFDTKFFDVSYQMIDKKFHLIIKEKDKYKQQLFYIPDDIQESGFFLGVEEGLSKTWQIVGYDKEIPFLSENKNRGINFPIELAENKYHYIGEIDTDKKPVITSLGADYLEYLKVKDFIESNSYGPALNAIAATFKKFPNTLFAKDLLFFQIKALYHLKRYDSVIDYGDNWINHYASDSSVPEVLFILGKTYMHLKFPSEAMYYYRRIIDEYPEDRFAPLSKMKIASQLAQGANTGLARIYFSQAYQETKNTNDAIEIAIEWAIFEIQNNHIQNAEELFDKVVKTHPEYFAKEQDKSVRLLAFLSEKQMYKIAALIGQKFVDHINKEESSYEKILFLLGKFYEKSQQFDDAHKVNLQYLKEYDGYPGAKEVLSRDDKLLFKVSGSDKEKIERYDYILQKYANTPEALKAATLKAEILINEHKYEEVLNMKKVLPKDNELYNKALALLINQNIKEGHCSLISQYLAEIEDFKYIENKMQAFDCLYALHFNSKAENLVKKEMENKESPLYLDWLYRDAKNLYKLGKYQNSILASKDVLSLAEAKKKPQYRDILFTMFDALNRLNSPDTIKIYGELEKRFEGDKRMLKVYVTLLEKNTNVNTAKLVYAQKLYELQEKHKIKDYTPFVEFIWIDALKENNDFQKAYGIVAKLVDENLGDSEKQKAFYLKADLELKLGEKVSAANSLQQCTDIVAESSWKILCEKSKDLLKE; encoded by the coding sequence ATGAGAAGCCTTTTTTTGTTTTTTTGTTTGGTTGTATCACTACATGCCTTAAAGATTGATATATCCTATGGTAAAGAACAAGGCAAACCTTTTTCAATTATTACACTTACGCATAATAGTCCTTTTAAATGCAAAAGTATTTTGAGAGAGGAGTGGCGTTCAAGCTTTGTACAATGTATTATAGATTCTATTCCAGAAAGTGGTTTTTTGCCATTTGATACAAAATTTTTTGATGTGTCTTATCAGATGATTGACAAAAAATTTCATCTCATTATTAAAGAAAAAGATAAGTATAAGCAGCAGCTTTTTTATATTCCTGATGATATTCAAGAAAGTGGTTTTTTTCTTGGTGTAGAAGAAGGGTTATCTAAAACTTGGCAAATTGTGGGTTATGATAAAGAAATACCATTTCTTTCAGAAAATAAGAATAGAGGGATTAATTTTCCTATTGAACTTGCAGAAAATAAATATCATTATATCGGAGAGATTGATACCGATAAAAAACCTGTTATTACATCGCTTGGTGCAGATTATTTGGAATATCTTAAAGTGAAAGATTTTATTGAAAGCAACTCTTATGGACCAGCTTTAAATGCAATTGCTGCAACTTTTAAAAAATTTCCAAATACACTTTTTGCAAAAGATTTATTATTTTTTCAAATTAAAGCGTTATATCATTTAAAGCGTTATGATAGCGTGATAGATTATGGGGATAATTGGATTAACCATTATGCTTCGGATTCTAGCGTTCCTGAAGTGCTTTTTATTTTAGGTAAAACTTATATGCATTTAAAATTCCCTAGTGAAGCTATGTATTATTATCGTAGAATCATTGATGAGTATCCAGAAGATCGTTTCGCACCTCTTTCTAAAATGAAAATTGCTTCTCAACTGGCGCAAGGGGCAAATACTGGTTTAGCGCGTATTTATTTTTCTCAAGCTTATCAGGAAACAAAAAACACTAATGATGCAATTGAAATTGCAATTGAGTGGGCAATTTTTGAAATACAAAATAATCATATACAAAATGCAGAAGAGCTTTTTGATAAGGTTGTAAAAACTCATCCTGAATATTTTGCAAAAGAGCAGGATAAATCTGTGAGACTTTTGGCATTTTTGAGTGAAAAGCAAATGTATAAAATTGCAGCATTAATAGGGCAAAAATTTGTAGATCATATCAATAAAGAAGAATCTTCTTATGAAAAAATATTGTTTTTGCTTGGAAAATTTTATGAAAAATCTCAGCAATTTGATGATGCACATAAGGTAAATTTGCAGTATTTGAAAGAATATGATGGGTATCCAGGGGCAAAAGAAGTGCTTTCGCGAGATGACAAATTGCTTTTTAAGGTTAGTGGTAGTGATAAAGAAAAAATAGAGCGTTATGACTATATTTTGCAAAAATATGCTAATACTCCCGAAGCATTGAAAGCTGCTACACTAAAAGCAGAGATACTTATTAATGAGCATAAGTATGAAGAAGTTTTGAATATGAAAAAAGTTTTGCCAAAAGATAATGAGCTCTACAATAAGGCATTGGCACTTTTAATTAATCAAAATATTAAAGAAGGCCATTGTTCATTGATTTCTCAATATTTAGCTGAGATTGAGGATTTTAAATATATTGAGAATAAAATGCAAGCATTTGATTGTCTTTATGCGTTACATTTTAATTCCAAGGCTGAAAATTTAGTAAAAAAAGAAATGGAGAATAAAGAATCTCCACTTTATTTAGATTGGCTTTATCGCGATGCAAAAAATCTCTATAAACTTGGAAAATATCAAAATAGTATTTTGGCAAGTAAGGATGTTTTAAGTTTAGCAGAGGCAAAGAAAAAACCACAATATAGGGATATTTTATTTACAATGTTTGATGCATTAAATCGCTTAAATTCTCCCGATACTATCAAAATATACGGAGAGCTTGAAAAACGATTTGAAGGTGACAAAAGAATGCTTAAGGTCTATGTTACATTATTGGAGAAAAATACAAATGTTAATACTGCTAAACTTGTGTATGCGCAAAAGCTTTATGAATTACAGGAAAAACATAAAATAAAGGATTATACACCATTTGTAGAGTTTATATGGATTGATGCATTAAAAGAAAATAATGATTTTCAAAAAGCCTATGGGATTGTTGCAAAACTGGTTGATGAAAACTTAGGAGATTCTGAAAAACAAAAGGCGTTTTATTTGAAAGCAGATTTGGAATTAAAACTAGGAGAAAAGGTATCAGCAGCTAATTCATTGCAACAATGCACAGATATTGTTGCGGAGTCATCTTGGAAAATTTTGTGTGAAAAAAGCAAGGATTTACTAAAGGAGTAA
- a CDS encoding pilus assembly FimT family protein, giving the protein MKLPASNSNAFILLETLFVILLLGIIGIFILKHASFKETLCNYRITQNLQNFQNHLANLFTTAYFARKSVQIQDIQTIFNQHNIKNTPQCSLLLDPKKLIINVKNHNLKTIFYITPKNLATHPQIKCLFSNSLCKKIHHRISNK; this is encoded by the coding sequence TTGAAACTTCCAGCATCAAATTCTAACGCTTTTATTTTATTAGAAACACTCTTTGTGATTCTACTTTTAGGCATCATTGGTATTTTTATACTAAAACATGCCTCTTTTAAAGAAACACTTTGCAATTATCGCATCACACAAAATCTACAAAATTTTCAAAATCATCTTGCAAATCTTTTCACCACTGCATATTTTGCAAGAAAATCTGTGCAAATCCAAGATATTCAAACTATTTTTAACCAACACAATATCAAAAATACCCCGCAATGCTCCCTACTCCTTGATCCAAAAAAACTCATTATCAATGTCAAAAACCACAACCTAAAAACCATCTTTTATATCACGCCAAAAAATCTCGCCACACATCCACAAATAAAATGTCTTTTTAGCAATTCTCTTTGCAAAAAAATCCATCATCGCATATCTAATAAATAA
- a CDS encoding GNAT family N-acetyltransferase, with protein MREIRYLDLPLLEKLYTQCIKDNPLGFIQRLDLLPDFKDTVREIQKNGGGFFGVFREKELIGMCGVKKLQPKEVELCKFHIAKKYQSKGYGLATLQFIESYVKKRGFKKISLHVSKSQYKAISLYNRFGFMKLKEECCRVELQGEVVFFDTIFMELEI; from the coding sequence ATTAGAGAAATTAGATATCTAGATTTGCCGCTTTTAGAAAAATTGTATACTCAGTGTATTAAAGATAATCCACTAGGTTTTATACAACGTCTGGATTTATTGCCAGATTTTAAAGACACAGTAAGAGAGATTCAAAAAAACGGTGGAGGTTTTTTTGGTGTTTTTAGAGAGAAGGAATTAATAGGAATGTGTGGGGTAAAAAAACTGCAACCTAAAGAAGTGGAGTTGTGTAAATTTCATATTGCAAAAAAATATCAATCAAAAGGATACGGCTTAGCAACACTACAATTTATAGAATCTTATGTTAAAAAAAGAGGCTTTAAAAAAATATCATTACATGTTAGCAAGTCCCAATATAAGGCAATCTCTTTATATAATAGGTTTGGTTTTATGAAATTAAAAGAGGAGTGTTGTAGAGTAGAGCTTCAAGGAGAGGTGGTATTTTTTGATACCATTTTTATGGAGCTGGAAATTTAA